The sequence CCATTAATGATGGATTTAATCAAGGCTTTAAGGAAGTATATTTATGGGCTTATACACAAATAAAAAGGGAAGGTTGGACTCCACCGGATATTATATATGCAAGCAAACCTTCAGGAACGTATAGTGATACACATTATGTGACATTATCCTGTGATGGGGCAGATGAAATAAGATACACATTAGATGGGACAGACCCAAGTGCTACCAATGGAAAGATTTATTCAAAACCTATTTACATTGACAGCACAAAACTTCTCAAAACAACTGCTGTTAAGAATGGTGATACAAGAAATATTGTAGAGTTTAGATATAATATGCCTAGTATTAAAATTCCAGTAAAAATAGATGTAGATGGGAGCTCTGATGAATGGAAAGAAATAATTAGTTTATCCCAAGGTACTGGTTCTATAGACAACTTGTATGCCGTTCAAAATAGTAAAAAACTATACTTACTTGTTAAAGGAAACGAGCTTAATAGTCCAAATAATTTTTATATAGACACAGACAATAACGGCGATACAGGCTATCATTTGTGGTGTTGGGATAATTCCGGTGCTGACTATATGATAGAAGAAAATATGATAAAAAAATATATAGGTAATGGAGATGATTGGAACTGGGTTCAAGTAGGTACAGCAGAATTAGTAAAGAGTAGTTCAATAATTGAAGTATCAGCGGAATTAAGTTCACTAGGATTGAATGAACCGACGGAGATTAAAGTAGGATATAGTAGAAATTATAGTGATTTTGCACCAGTCACTGGAAACAAAATGGCGCAAGCTAATGGAATAATTTTAGATGATGAAGAACTATTAGCAAAGCTGATATACTTAACTTCGCCTCTTGAGTCATCGAAAAACTTGGCAGCTAGAGTCATAGTTGATGGTGGAGATATAGATACATCCAGAAACTATTATACAGAAGCTTTCTGTTCATGGGATAATGAAACCTGGTATAGTAAAGGTGGAAAGGACATAAGCATCCCTATAGGAGAACAAAATAACTACGTTGATTTAGAGTACTGCATATTTTTAAATGGTGATTTATATACAAAAGTTGTTATCTATGATAGTAAAGGTGGCACACAGTTAGGAGAATTTGTAAAGAGTGAAACTGATCATATTGATGTTGGCATGATTGAGAATTATGACTGGTATAAGTTCTCAGAATCCTATGATTCAGATATAACAGTTGAAGGTTACATATCCGATATTGGTGGATATGCAGGTGAAGCAGCGGAAACGGTCTATGCAATAACAAAACGAAGTGATGAAGAAATTTGGAGGCAGTATTCATTAAATAACGGAGAGTGGTCAGCAACCGGGGTTACCTATGCAACCGATCCTATCGAAAATGGGGGCATTATGAGCTTTTCAAAGATATCCCCATTAGAGACTGAAGAAAAGTATGCGACAATGGAATTGGGTCTTCCAAGCATTGAAGATATAAGACAAATGATAGAAAATAAAAAGAATGAGTTGTTAGATAAATTCTGTGTTAAAATAGGAATTAATCCAGCTGAAATAAATAGCGAAGATGTAGAAATGATAATTCGCGGGCTTGCTATAAGTGTTGACGACAATGTCTATTTTGGACTTGTGCAGAGGATTTCAGGAGCTGAACCGCATGACGATAACTACTACTTTATGAAAGCAAAAGCCTTTGGAGATGCAGTTTTTACTGCTGCATATACAACAGCATCAGTAGGAAGCATTATAGAGGCGGTTAGGGCTTTAGAAAGTGCAGGAGCAGCAGGCGCAATGGCATTGGCAGCAGCACCAACAGGTGTAGGTGGAGTTGTGTTAAGCGGAGCGGCAGTAACTGAATTGGCTGAAGCAGCTGCTATGTCTGGTATATCATATATATCAGGTAAAATGGCAGAACGTTCGCAGGGGATACTGAAAGAAAGTGTGGCAAAGCTTAAAGAAACTATAGGGTATAAAGTAACGTCAAGAACAAAAGGAAAAATTGTTGCAGAAAAAACAGCTGAAGAAGCAAATCAATTTTGGAAAGAATATTATAATACCGATGGTAGTACTCCTCCTTATGAAGCAGGTACTAAGGTTTATGAAATAGAGCTTAATGAAGATATGACATTTGCTAGAGTTTTTGAAAACATAGGAGATGAATTTGGACAATGGGTTATGAAAGCGGAAGATATAGAGGGATTAACCCCACTTCAAATAAAAGATAAATACTCTCTAGAATTTATACCTAAATATGTATGTGACTATGAAATTCCAGCTGGCAGTATAATTAGAGGTGGAAAAGCTGGACCGATACCAAATTGGGGAAACGGTGGAGGCATTCAATTTGATTTGATGGGCCAATATATTGGTACACCTAAAAATATCAGATTAATACAATAACTATAATTTGATTTTAAGGTGGTGACTATGAATGTATAATATAATAGATAGTAATAAAATTAATATCAATAATAAAATATTAAAATTTGATTATGATATAAAAAAAATAATAGAATTTGAAAAAGTATATATAATCCAGTTATGGAATACT is a genomic window of Koleobacter methoxysyntrophicus containing:
- a CDS encoding chitobiase/beta-hexosaminidase C-terminal domain-containing protein: MNLKKYFSLIFIMIICIIAGTNNVYADSPTIYKLKPKYLTTDFNFEMMAATVTQDDHTFSSVGNFRTNKDLAGMSWETEDVLSHIDLKYPTDSDFSGVILEYDYSLSGYTELMNSEISPVITIETNSGEIYYVRLWNYVVDRPLDDWEIGASQQYETTIRFPEGRTPGNATGSTGRIVLDFDNLYAGWAPWYWTEEDEWVPMPEWEKVPVDDIKSIMWSFVPVGYNWETQDMSYLSDSYEYKVDFSNWNVYGDTFLRTEPETQPVQSLRLCDDYDDIYNLTPERVVSEYDKLGYGEIVNFYIGASHYYDKKYNGQKMEMKTDYPFNLAFETWYKDYLKRIKERDMNIIHSISMENVDAPEEWWQRAWDGTPASTMWEPTPHLLSFTNSDTKAFLKMYVEELARLSNDAGIKPIIQLGEPWWWFIENEENQPPCFYDQATKDLFLSEKGYPMHEFQSANESIEGHEEMLYWLREQNGKLAHFLRDAVKQKYPYSEFTILFFTPSVIDEDRVPEMMTIVNFPQEYWQYPNLDFFMIEDYDYLIFDQMDKHLETLTFAQNYLGYPEDKIHYFSGFVLNSDYSYVWKNIEQAINDGFNQGFKEVYLWAYTQIKREGWTPPDIIYASKPSGTYSDTHYVTLSCDGADEIRYTLDGTDPSATNGKIYSKPIYIDSTKLLKTTAVKNGDTRNIVEFRYNMPSIKIPVKIDVDGSSDEWKEIISLSQGTGSIDNLYAVQNSKKLYLLVKGNELNSPNNFYIDTDNNGDTGYHLWCWDNSGADYMIEENMIKKYIGNGDDWNWVQVGTAELVKSSSIIEVSAELSSLGLNEPTEIKVGYSRNYSDFAPVTGNKMAQANGIILDDEELLAKLIYLTSPLESSKNLAARVIVDGGDIDTSRNYYTEAFCSWDNETWYSKGGKDISIPIGEQNNYVDLEYCIFLNGDLYTKVVIYDSKGGTQLGEFVKSETDHIDVGMIENYDWYKFSESYDSDITVEGYISDIGGYAGEAAETVYAITKRSDEEIWRQYSLNNGEWSATGVTYATDPIENGGIMSFSKISPLETEEKYATMELGLPSIEDIRQMIENKKNELLDKFCVKIGINPAEINSEDVEMIIRGLAISVDDNVYFGLVQRISGAEPHDDNYYFMKAKAFGDAVFTAAYTTASVGSIIEAVRALESAGAAGAMALAAAPTGVGGVVLSGAAVTELAEAAAMSGISYISGKMAERSQGILKESVAKLKETIGYKVTSRTKGKIVAEKTAEEANQFWKEYYNTDGSTPPYEAGTKVYEIELNEDMTFARVFENIGDEFGQWVMKAEDIEGLTPLQIKDKYSLEFIPKYVCDYEIPAGSIIRGGKAGPIPNWGNGGGIQFDLMGQYIGTPKNIRLIQ